The Vibrio tapetis subsp. tapetis genome segment AATTATTTTACAGTGTGGATAATGGGCTAAGTACACCGTTCGCTCCCCGTTCTAGTACATGAGTATATATTTGTGTTGTTTTAACATCACTATGGCCTAGTTGCTCTTGGACGGTTCTGATGTCGGCTCCACTTTCTAATAGGTGAGTAGCAAAAGAGTGCCTTAGAGTATGGCAAGTGACGTTCTTTTCAATCTTTGCGGCTTTCGCTGCGCGTTTTACTGCCCGTTGTAACGCGGTTTCATCTATATGCTGGCGTCGTAGTAAATCTGATTGTGGATCCACGCTTAAACGATGAGACGGAAACAAGTAATGCCAGCCAATTTCCTTTGGTGCTTCAGGGTATTTCTTATGCAGTGCATCGGGAAGCCAAACTCCCGCATAACCCGCGGTTTGCATATCTTTTTCGTAATATTGCCTTACGGTAAACTCTTGATGCTTAAGGAGTGGATAAAGCTCTTTCGCTAATGTTACTGTTCGGTTCTTTCCTCCTTTCCCTTGCTAGATACGTATTGCTCCATAGTGGTAGTCAATGTCGTGAACTCTTAAGCGTATGCACTCCATTAATCTCAGGCCTGAACCATAAAGTAGCTGAGCTTGAAGCTGATATCTTGGCGGTATCTGCTGTAAGAGAGGCCGAATTTCTGCTTTCGTTAATACGACAGGAAGCTTGCGCTTTATATTGGAACGCCGGAATTTCATGTTTAAAGCAAGTGGCTTTTTAAGGATGTCTTTGTATAAAAAATTCAACGCATTTAATGCTAGCGACTGCGTATTAGCCGATACGAGCTTTTCATTAGCAAGGTGAGTTAGAAACGCTTCCACATGCTTTTCGCTTAAGTTTTTCGGGTGCTGCATTTTGTGAAAGATTATAAAATTACGCATCCACAAGGTGTAGGCTTCGATGGTTTTCCTTGCATAGCGACTGGTGTGCATTTGTTCGCGAACATAGGTCATAAATTGTGACTTCATACATCCTCCATTTATCGTGTTTAAATTGACAGTAGTGTAAGAATAACCAGTATTTTGACTTTAGAATGAAAGAAGCCGCATTTCGCGATAGAGCGCACAGGTAATTAACTGATAATACGCTGTTTTACATAGGTAAGTGTGCTAATGTGCATATGCTATTAAAACAAAGATAGATGGCGGTAGCGTGGGAGTGAACCGGGCTAGAAGCGGTTTAAAGACTGTTAGTAAGCCAGCTGTTTAAGTCCTCAAGTTTTATGAGTGGTGGTTCATTTTGTGCTGCTATTCCGCGGATTTCAAAGCGGATGTAATCGCTGAAATCATGTAGGTTTCTTTGGTGCAACGCCGCCGCTAGCTATTCAGGTTTTGTTTAGTTCACTTGTTCGGCGGTCAGTGCCTAACAGTAGTTTCGCTTTTATGGACGATCCGTTTTTGGTTACTCCTGAGCGCAGCTGGCCGGGTGTGGATAGGGTGTCATGTTTAGCAGAGATTGGTGATTTCTGAGAGATCAGCGTGCAACGGAACCCCCGTTACTAACAAGTCACTCAAGCAGACGCTGTAACCTATGGCATTTTTGGTTTGAAGTTTTGTGGGTTTGGTAGGTGCATCGTTTGCGCTACTTAGCTCTGCGTTATGCCGCAATCAATTATCTATACGTTTCATTGCTTTACGGTAAACATCGCTACGTTCACGTTTCCCCACAGCTAAGACGGTTACAATGATTACATCGTCTTCGACTTTATACACTAAGCGGTAACCTGATTGGCGTAGTTTAATTTTATACATGTTATCAGCACCGGAAAGCTTGGAAGCTGGCACGTGTGGATTTGCTAGGCGCTCGGTTAGCTTTTTTTTAAATTGCTGCTGTAATGTAGAACCAAGCTTTTTCCACTCTTTGAGTGCGCTCTTTTTGAAGTCGAGTTTATAAGTCATCAATGTTTACCGAAATGCTCTCTTCAGATTCACGTTCTTTAGCAATAGTAAGTAGCTCTAGATCTTCGAGTCTGTCCATCATCATTTCGTATGCTTCAGCAGGTACACAGTAGAATGCGGGTTCATTTCGGTTAAGCACAGCAACAGGTTCACCGTAAGCACTAGTTGCAACCTTCATTGGATTTGCTTTTAATTCGGTAATACTTGCAGCAACATCAGCTAAAATTCTAGTGGTCATTATTTAGGTCTCTTAAGTGGTCTTTATATTGGTCATTCTAGCTTCGACCAAACGGTATAACAAGCGCTTCAAGTTGATTCGCAACGCGTGGCATTTTTGGTTCAAATTGGTTTGGTGTTTACGGTGCAATGCAGACAGTTCGGTTTCGTTGCTCACAACTTAAGCGGGCGCTGACGGATCCCCTCATAATTGCCCCAGTCCTGAGTTGTGCGTCAGCCTTTGATATTCGAACATACCCCATTGGTATTGAGACTCGTTAATTTTGTATCGCCGATGATTCCGCACTTCTCTTCCGAGTCGAGGAATTGATAGGACACGGCGATGTTTAATGCTGTTGGCTTGGAAGTCAAAATGCCATTTGGCTTGGACTGCGATGAGGCCATTCCACCACATCAATATTTCAGCGAGCAAAGCTATTAGAAGCAGGATATCTAACCTGTTAGTACTGCGAGTTCTATTGTGACGAAGTGCGATCCCATAAGCGGTACTTTTTAGGTCACGGAATGACTCTTCTATTTGCATACGCTTTGCGTACAGATTAGTAATTTGCACTTCATTTAAGATGTGTCGAGGGACGTTAGTCGCGAGTAACCACGGCTCTTTTGCGCTGCGTTGGTAAAGATGAGTAGCGGAGTGCTTTTGACTGGTTCTACTGTGGCGCTGGGCTTTTCGACCTTTCTCTAATCCTTTGTAAACATAGGCTTCACAAGGTATCGGCGCTCTTTTGGCTAATAAACAATGGCCAAGGTACTTTGGTTTATGTACGGCATTTGGATAAAAAGTTTTGTTTGAGACCCAAGGTTTATCCGGTTGTTTTATTGAGACTTCGCCTCGTACACGACCTAACCAAAACCAGCCTTTGTCCTGAACTTGTCGGAACCAGGTATTCCGAAAACCGGCATCAGAAACGATGATTGGGCAGGTTCTATTGGGCAAAATATCCTGCAATTTATCGAGGAATGATTGGTGGCTTTTAGGTGAGTTATATTGGCCATATTCAAAAACTTGCTCGAAGATTGTGATGGCTCGGCCATCCAGAGCAACGGATGATCTTAACGTCATATAACGAAGCTGCTCACGAACATCAGACCAATCAACAAGGACTACTGGGCAGGGATTCGCCCCCGTTATTAAGTGGGCATGCCATTTATAAATAAGGTCTTTTTCACGGTGGAGTTGGCGATTTCCAAGTAGCCTATCAACACGCTTAATTGCATGTTTTACCGTGGTATTCGTTTCTAGTTTACGACCTAGCTTAGTCAGGGTTAAATCAGAGCCATCAAGCACGCTCTTTGTGGCAAGTATCAGAGAATTAAGCCGTTTTTTGTGAATCGAGGGGCATTGGTTTTGTAAGGTTTGCTGTAGAATCTGAATATCGCGCATCGTGAGCCCATTTGATCAAAATGTGTGTTTGGCGATATTCATTAGATCAAAGGCGGCGGTGCGCGTCTACCTCATTGTTTTTATGGTTAATTATGAGGGGATTCGCAAGAGTAAAGCGTTAGTTTCCCAATGCCGGAGGTTAGCTCGTCGGAAATTTTTGCTTTTGATGTAGCACGCGCATGATACGGATGATGTCACCTTCAACCCAGTAGGAGATGATCATCGAAATCTCTGGAATGATCAGTAGTCGCCCTCGTATTCCATCACGCTGACCCCCATAAAAACTCAAAGATCTTCTCGCGATTGTTCAGAGATTCCTCATCCCACAAAATCATTGAGTACCTCGATTACGGATTCTTGCTTTACGTTCTTCCATCTGAGGCCTAGCTGTTTCGTGGCTAACAAAAACGGCTTTACCTGAGTCATAGTTCTCAAATGCAAGGTTTATTTGTTCTGTTAATCAAGCATCATGCGATAATGTTTTTCTTTGTTGTTCAGCTAGTTGCTCAGTGAGTTCACGGCAAGCATCGCTAAGTGTTCGACCTTGGCTCTCAGCCATCTGCTGTGCTAGGCGTTTGGTCTCTTCATCAACACGAAATTGAATTTTAGTGTCCATGACATATTCCTTTTAGATGTGTGTGTACAAATGTTAGCACTACGCTTTGAGTCGGGTAACTAACAATCGCTTCAAGTTGATTCGCAACGCGTGGCATTTTTGGTTCAAATTGGTTTAGTGTTTACGGTGCAATGCAGGAAGTCCGCTTTCGTTGCTCACAACTGAGGCGAGCGTTAGCTCTCTTGTGAAATTAGTCGCATTTTCTCTAAGTTCAAATATGTCAATAGAATAGTCATATATTATCGTCTGATTCAATGACAACAATGGAGGATGATAAATGACTAATTTTGTAAAACAATTAAAATATGAACTACCAAAGTCTAATACGGAAGCACTGTTTAAGCTTGCATCTGTGTTAGATATTCCAAAGCATCATATCCAAGGTGATCATCTGTTGATTGCACAGTCGATGGCTGGAACAATACTTTATCGAAGCTTAGATAATCAGTCAAAACAGCAGGTTATGCGATTGATTTCGAGGCTTTCATCTGGTCATTTAAAAAGTAGACTAATAACAAAATGTACTGATGTGTTAGTTAATCCGCAATGGGGTGAGTGGTCTTTAACTACTAGTGAACTAAAGGAAGTATTACAGCTCCATAATGATTTTAATCGATGGTCAAGTCTTCTGGGTGCTAATCCAGGAGCATATGGAGTTGGTGGATCAGCTTGGAGTATTGTTAAGCAAGGTGCAAGTACTGGAAACGTAGTCGTTCTTATCGTATCAATCGCTTTAATAGGTATCCATGAGTTTTCTTATAAAGAAACACAAAAATATGCACGTGAATTGGAACGGAGGAAGTAATCCATGAGGTTGAGCTTCTCCTATTTGCTGTTTTACTGCGTACTAATCGTTGCCGGAATTTATATAAATGACTTCTTTTCGATCAAACCATTATATGCAAATAATCTACTGGTGTTAGTTGTTAGCGCGTTTGTTGCGAGTAGAATCTCTGGTGTTGAGAGAGGGTTATCAAAAGAGAAATATATTCTAAGTGTCATATCTGGGCTTTCTTATTCAATAACATCATATTTAATCGTAGAGCTAAGTTCATTAACATCAATTACTGCCCTAGAGTTTGCAAGTGCTTTGCTGGTTGCTTCACTTTCAATCATTTTGCTTTCTCGGTTTAATATGATTTGAATGCGAGAAAGCTAATAAGGCAATCAAGGTGACGTGTTACACTCGGCATTTTGGGTATGAAGTTCGGGCGCCTTGTTAGCTCAGTAGGGCGCACCTTATCGCAGGCGTTAAATGGCTCGCGTATTACGCAGTTAACCTTATATATTTTAATTGGTGTACGTTGTTATTATTTATTTCCACTTTCAAAAGTTGAAGTCAGTGAGTAATCAAAAGCGTACTGCATTTTTGTGAACAATAAGCTTTCAACTCGATGTGCAATAGTTAAGCTGGATAGCAACGTGTGCCATTTTTGGTTCAAATCAGTTTGGTGTTTACGGTGCAATGCAGAAAATTCGATTTCATTGCTTGCAATTTAAGCTAGCGTTAGGCCTCTCAAGGAAATACATATGTCACTTTGGGTCTTAGTTCCTATTTCATTTATTCACATTACAGTCGGAGGAGCGATTGGTTTTTGGTTGCTTTTTTTGGGTTGTGCAGACCGTGGTGTTACGGTTTCCAAGCTCACTAATGATATTTGTGTAGCTTTGTGGTTTGCATATAGTGCCTCGTTAGTCTTAAGCGTTGTCTTAATTGCTTATTTTTACCTTACAGGAAGTCAATCTTCATACTATTGGTGGTACGCAATGCCTTGGATTTTTTTGGTGGTGCTTATTGTTTACTGGAGAGTGTCGACTTTCAAGTTAGCCTAATAAATGGCTCAAACAGACAGCTAATGTATTGCATTTTTAGTTTGGTGAGTTTGGTGAGTTTGGTGATTACGTGGCTTTGCTTGAGTTTCGCGGTACTTAGCTGCTATATAGTTAGCTGCTATATAGCAAAGCGTTATAATTCAGTAACAAGCACGGGGAAAAATGAACAAGGAACCGTTGGCAAAAGAAATCTACAACATTTCGAATATTTGAAGTGAATTTTGACTTCGCTCTGGTATCTCTGCCACAGAGTCATTAGATATCCATCCTTACATGCTATCGAGGTGACGTAAGGTGTATCGTGAAGGGATTATTGTGGGAGATAAGCGCAAGAAAAGCCATTACCTAAGTCAAGGTCGGAATCTAGTCGAATTGCAGAGCTTGAGCGTAAAAATGAACCGCTGAAGCTGGAGGATGATTTGCTAAAAAAAGTGGCAACGATTCGCGGCTGAAGAAAATCGACGAAATTTGGATTCATAGCGAAGTATAAAACCCACCTCCCAATCGTATTGATGTGTAAATCCTCAACTGTTTCTAGATCTGGTTATTACGCTTGGAATCGTAGGGATACTAGTCATTACTAATGATCTCAAAAAGAGTTGCTCATCAATATCCAGAGGGCATTCGACGAGAGCAAGGGGAATATATGGGAGCCAGTGAGTACATGCAGATCTTAGGCGAAAAGGCGATGTTTAATGCTGTTGGCTTGGAAGTCAAAATGCCTTTTGGGAGATAAAATGCCTTTTGGGAGATAATATGAAGTTTTATAGCGCCGACGAATATCAGGTGTTTTGCGAAGAACGGTATCGAAAATATCAAGGTGAGATACAGGCTTTACTGCCATATGCGGTGGTTGAGCATATAGGCGCTTCGTCAATACCAAAGGCTGTTTCTAAAGGTGATCTAGATATATTTATAGGGGTTAATGGCAAAGACCTTGAGAACGCTGTGAAGACTCTTACAATTTTAGGTTTCGAAGAAAAAGCCGATACGTTGAGGACGGCCGAGCTCTGTATGTTGGAAAGTTCCTCAGGTGATGATGTCGCGTTTCAAATAGTTGCTAATGGCTCAGAATTTGAGTGTTTTTTGCGGTTTAGGGATAAACTCCGTAGAAATCCCTCTTTAGTTCAACAATACAATGAACTCAAAATGTCTTGTGTTGGCTGGTCTCGAGATCAATATCGCCTAAAAAAATCAGCTTTTGTAGAGCACGTTTTAGAACAGGCGTAACAAGTCGCTCATAACCCATGGCTCTTTTAGTTTGGTTTCGGTTTATCTATTGTAGTGTTGTTAGTTCTTGGGGTGACTTTAGGCTTGCTCACTTGGTCGCTGTCTGAATATAGGCATAAGACGAAAAAACAATAACGCACATAACAAGTACTACGACCTGATCGTGTAGTTGACCCCAACGAGTAGACCTCGCCTGCAGCCTCATCCGATCTTCCAAATATCTTGATGACTGTTTATTTATACAGTTGTGTCGTGTATGCTCCAAAAGATTGTCAAAAGGAGTGGTTTACATGAATATTACATATGAAGAAAACGTCCCACGCCCGGATGAATTTTGTGCAATGCGTGTGACAGCAGGCTTATCACCAAAGTCTTTAAAGGCTGCGACCATTGCATTACCAAATAGCCTGTATGGAATTTCAGTGCGAGATAGTGGTGTATTGATTGCAATGGGGCGTGTCGTTGGTGATGGTGCGTGTAACTTTGAGGTTGTGGATGTAGCCGTTAATCCAACTTATCAAGGTAAAGGCCTAGGAAGAAATGTTATGGAGTATATAGACAACTATTTATCACAAGTTGCTTTAGAAGGTTCGTATGTTTCAATGATTGCGGACGAACCAGCGTTTTACCAAAAGTTGGGATACAAGCTTGTTTCTCCATCCTGTCAAGGCATGACAAAGAAGTTCAAACCGCACGTATAACAAGTATTCTCACTGAAACTTCCCCCAATTTTAATGGTTAGGGCGTTCTAAACTTGGTCTTTCCATTTACTTGATTGAGTGTATTTAATGAATAATGGGTACGGCGTAAAGGACATGGATAGAATTGTAAGATTAATTAAGCAAGATACATTGCGGGTGTTAGCTCTTGAGTGTGTATATGAACTCAATTTGCCCCAATGCTATTTAGCGGCTGGTTTTGTTCGAAATTTAATTTGGGATCATCTTCATCAAAAACAATCTCCGACCTTATTAAATGATCTTGATGTGATCTATTTCGATCTTAACGAGCGTGATACGAATAGGTATCTAGAATATGAAGCCAAGCTGCATGAGATGATGCCTCAAGTTAACTGGCAAGTACGAAATCAAGCTAACATGCATGAACGTAATGGTGATAATCCCTATCTTAGCTCGATTGATGCAATGGGTTATTGGCCTGAGAAAGAAACGGCGGTTGCCATTCGTAAGCTAATTGATGGTAATTATGAGTGTGTGTCAGCATTTGGCTTTGAATCTTTGTTCAATTTACAAGTTACGCATAATCCGAAGCGTCACCGAGATGTTTTTGACCATCGTGTAACCTCAAAAGGTTGGTTGGCTCAATGGCCTGCGTTGAGAGTCGTGCGACCCTAATATATCCACAGAGGATCACGACATGCATTGCCTGCGTCTCTGCGTATTTCGGAGCATTGCGATCACCTATTTCGGCATTATCCGATCACCTGTTTCGGTTTAAACCGATCGCTCATTCCGCAATAATCCGATCACTTTAGCCCAAACTCCGAAATGGGCGATCGGAATAGCGAAATCACTGATCGGATACTCCGAAACCCTCCCTTTTTCTCTTTTAAATCAACCAGTCGCTATCCTTGTTAGTAGTCGTATACAACTAGGAAGTGATGATGCCAAAAAAGAGAACACCAATGACAAAAATCAAAGAGGTTTTACGCCTTAAATTCGAGTGCGGATTGTCACACAGAAATATCGCTTCCTGTCTGAAAATTGGTTGTGCGACCGTATCTGAAATCATCAGTCGTTTTAATCAAAGCCAAATAGGTTGGCCGCTCCCTGATAGTTGTTCAGATACAGAGTTAACCAATGCGCTTTATCACCCAAAAGGAGCGAATAAAGCCAAAGCGATGCCAAACTTCGCTAACTGTTGTACGGAACTAAAAAGAAAAGGCATGACGAAACTGCTGTTGTGGGAAGAATATTACGAGCAATATCAGGAGCGAGCCTACGCTTATACTCAGTTCTGTGAACATTACATGCGTTGGTTAAAGAAGCAGAAGCGTAGCATGCGACAGACCCACATCGCAGGTGACAAGCTGTTCATTGATTACTGTGGCCCAACGATCCCAGTCGTTAACCCTGACACGGGAGAGATCCGTCATGCCCAGGTTTTTGTTGCCACTCTTGGTGCATCCAATTATACCTACGTGGAAGCAAGTGAGAGTCAAAAACTAGAACACTGGCTGGAAGCCCATGCCAATGCCTTCGAACACTCCGGCGGGGTTCCAAGGTTGTTAGTCCCTGATAACCTGCGTTCGGCTGTCACTAAACATGACCGCTATGAACCTCAGCTCAACGATAGTTACCAGAAACTATCTAACCATTACCAGACGGCTGTCATGCCTGCTCGACCATACAAACCTAAAGACAAAGCAAAAGCTGAAAATGCAGTGCTCATTGTTGAGCGTTGGATAATGATGCGACTACGACACAATACCTTCCACACGTTCAAAGAGTTAAACCTAGCCATCCGTGAGCTAATGAATGATTTGAACCAAAGGGAAATGAAACAGCTAGGAGCCAGCCGTCAGGCACTGTTCGAGCAGTTAGATAAACCAGCATTGAGACCACTTCCAATCCAACGCTACATCTATACCGAAACTAAGCGGGCGAAAGTTGGGCCTGACTACCACATAGAGTACAGAAAACATTACTACTCTGTGCCTCACCAGTTAGTGGGACAACATGTTGAACTTGAAGCCACTTCCCGCTTGATACGCATTTATTATCAAGGAAACCTAGTCTCACAACATCCATGTAGCCCAAAAGAACGAGGGATAAGCACTTACCCCGAACACATGCCCAGCAACCATCGGTATCAGAAATGGTCTCCTGAACGATTATTGCGCTGGGGAGAACATATTGGCGCTGCAACTCGTGAAATGGTGAATGTTCAATTGATGAAAAAGGCACACCCTGAACAAGCTTATCGTAGCTGTCTTGGCTTATTGAACCTGAGTAAAAAATACGGTGATGTTCGTCTAGAGCAAGCCTGTAAGGATGCGCTTCTAATCAATAAACCCTATCTTAAGTTCGTCAAAAACTTGTTAGTAAACCATCGGGAAGGCCAACTCTCATCAGAAACTCAAACCACACCCAACATAGAGCACAGCAATGTTCGTGGCCCTGACTTTTACCACTAGGAGTACGTAATGAACCAGATAAATGAACAACTAAAAGCACTTCGCCTTGGTCATGCAGCACAAGCTTTAGAGCAGCAACGTGAGCAGCTATCCACTTACGCAGAGCTAGCGTTCGAAGAAAGGTTAAGCTTACTTCTAGAGAGTGAGTTGATGGACCGAAACCAAACTAAGATCCAAAGGCTCAAGCGACAAGCCAAGCTCAGAGTAGATGCGCAGGCAAGCCAAATTATTTACAAAGAAGGGCGAGGTCTAATGCGGAGTCAGATGAGTGAACTTCTGACAGGAATCTATCTGCACAAACATCAAAATATCTTGATCACTGGCCCTACAGGAGCAGGAAAAACCTATATCGCTTGCGCTTTATCGGCTCAGGCTTGCGAGCAGCAACATAGCGTTCGATATTACCGTTTGAGTCGCTTACTGGATGATCTAAGTTCAGGCCGTCTTGACGGCACATATCAAAAACAGCTACTGGCACTATCGAAAAAAGGCTTACTCGTCCTAGATGACTGGGGAATGGAAAAGCTCACTCAGGATCATGCAGGTCATTTACTGGAGTTACTTGAAGACAGATATCAGGTCAGCAGCACGATGATGATAAGCCAACTTCCTGTAAAAGAATGGTACAACATGATAGGTAACGCCACGGTTGCTGATGCTGTTTTAGACCGATTAATCCATAACAGCCACCGATTAGAACTAGGAGGGGAATCAATGAGAAAACTGGCGCAATCCGATCAGTTAGAGTAAAACTAGAGGTAGAGAAAAACGGCAGGGTCAGGTGATCGGATTAAACCGAAACGCCCGATCGGAATCGCCGAAATACGCAGTCTCTCGAGATAATTGCAATCAGTACTATTCAAGCTTACATTAAGTGTTCAATTATCAAAGGTGAGTCTTATGATAAGTTGCAGTGAATACGATTATATAGAAATAGTGTGCCTATATCGCTACCCCATTCGATTAACGATGAAAGCCGGTGAACCTGTAGAGGGGGTGGCACTTGACACGTTACGAAATGAACAACGCAATGAATGCATTAAAGTCGATGTCGGTGAGGATGGTCAACTCATTGAACTGTCAAAGATTTTGAAACTAGAAGTTCTCATTGAGAACCCACATTTTACAGAAATTACTTTTCAATAAACTCCAGTGAATGCGAACGTTCACACTTCATTACCTAATTCTAACTAGTCAGGGACGTACTTTTAAAATGAGAAAGATTGCAATACTTTTGGTTACTCACTTGTCTGTCGGTGTATTTGGCTTTGTGCTAGGGATTTATATGTTGCCCATTTTGATTGCGCCTACATCGCCCACTCAGTCGGAAGTGAGTAACCTGTCATCTCATGCGCAATATTCGGCCACATTCGTAAGAGATCTCAAAGACAGCGATTCATTTCATTGGGGAGAAGGGCAGGTTTCTCTTGGTTCTGACGTCATATCATTGATGGGTAGCCTAGCACCTGGCCCTGATTATAAGCTTTACCTCTCAACTGAGTTTGTCGAAACTGAAGATGACTTTAATCGGTTAAAATTCAATATGGCACTGGTGGGAGATGTTAAGACCTTTGAAAACTTTGTTGTTGAAGTTCCACAAAATATTCAAATAGCTGATTACAACACGGTTATTGTTTGGTGTGAGACATTTGGAGAGTTTATAACGGCAGCCAAATACAGGGAGTAGCTTTCACGTACAAGGGCTAAGTTAAACGTGTATGCCGCCATT includes the following:
- the istB gene encoding IS21-like element helper ATPase IstB → MNQINEQLKALRLGHAAQALEQQREQLSTYAELAFEERLSLLLESELMDRNQTKIQRLKRQAKLRVDAQASQIIYKEGRGLMRSQMSELLTGIYLHKHQNILITGPTGAGKTYIACALSAQACEQQHSVRYYRLSRLLDDLSSGRLDGTYQKQLLALSKKGLLVLDDWGMEKLTQDHAGHLLELLEDRYQVSSTMMISQLPVKEWYNMIGNATVADAVLDRLIHNSHRLELGGESMRKLAQSDQLE
- a CDS encoding IS4 family transposase, whose product is MRDIQILQQTLQNQCPSIHKKRLNSLILATKSVLDGSDLTLTKLGRKLETNTTVKHAIKRVDRLLGNRQLHREKDLIYKWHAHLITGANPCPVVLVDWSDVREQLRYMTLRSSVALDGRAITIFEQVFEYGQYNSPKSHQSFLDKLQDILPNRTCPIIVSDAGFRNTWFRQVQDKGWFWLGRVRGEVSIKQPDKPWVSNKTFYPNAVHKPKYLGHCLLAKRAPIPCEAYVYKGLEKGRKAQRHSRTSQKHSATHLYQRSAKEPWLLATNVPRHILNEVQITNLYAKRMQIEESFRDLKSTAYGIALRHNRTRSTNRLDILLLIALLAEILMWWNGLIAVQAKWHFDFQANSIKHRRVLSIPRLGREVRNHRRYKINESQYQWGMFEYQRLTHNSGLGQL
- a CDS encoding nucleotidyltransferase family protein; its protein translation is MDRIVRLIKQDTLRVLALECVYELNLPQCYLAAGFVRNLIWDHLHQKQSPTLLNDLDVIYFDLNERDTNRYLEYEAKLHEMMPQVNWQVRNQANMHERNGDNPYLSSIDAMGYWPEKETAVAIRKLIDGNYECVSAFGFESLFNLQVTHNPKRHRDVFDHRVTSKGWLAQWPALRVVRP
- the istA gene encoding IS21 family transposase, giving the protein MPKKRTPMTKIKEVLRLKFECGLSHRNIASCLKIGCATVSEIISRFNQSQIGWPLPDSCSDTELTNALYHPKGANKAKAMPNFANCCTELKRKGMTKLLLWEEYYEQYQERAYAYTQFCEHYMRWLKKQKRSMRQTHIAGDKLFIDYCGPTIPVVNPDTGEIRHAQVFVATLGASNYTYVEASESQKLEHWLEAHANAFEHSGGVPRLLVPDNLRSAVTKHDRYEPQLNDSYQKLSNHYQTAVMPARPYKPKDKAKAENAVLIVERWIMMRLRHNTFHTFKELNLAIRELMNDLNQREMKQLGASRQALFEQLDKPALRPLPIQRYIYTETKRAKVGPDYHIEYRKHYYSVPHQLVGQHVELEATSRLIRIYYQGNLVSQHPCSPKERGISTYPEHMPSNHRYQKWSPERLLRWGEHIGAATREMVNVQLMKKAHPEQAYRSCLGLLNLSKKYGDVRLEQACKDALLINKPYLKFVKNLLVNHREGQLSSETQTTPNIEHSNVRGPDFYH
- a CDS encoding type II toxin-antitoxin system Phd/YefM family antitoxin, encoding MTTRILADVAASITELKANPMKVATSAYGEPVAVLNRNEPAFYCVPAEAYEMMMDRLEDLELLTIAKERESEESISVNIDDL
- a CDS encoding GNAT family N-acetyltransferase: MNITYEENVPRPDEFCAMRVTAGLSPKSLKAATIALPNSLYGISVRDSGVLIAMGRVVGDGACNFEVVDVAVNPTYQGKGLGRNVMEYIDNYLSQVALEGSYVSMIADEPAFYQKLGYKLVSPSCQGMTKKFKPHV
- a CDS encoding DM13 domain-containing protein, which codes for MRKIAILLVTHLSVGVFGFVLGIYMLPILIAPTSPTQSEVSNLSSHAQYSATFVRDLKDSDSFHWGEGQVSLGSDVISLMGSLAPGPDYKLYLSTEFVETEDDFNRLKFNMALVGDVKTFENFVVEVPQNIQIADYNTVIVWCETFGEFITAAKYRE
- a CDS encoding type II toxin-antitoxin system RelE family toxin; this translates as MTYKLDFKKSALKEWKKLGSTLQQQFKKKLTERLANPHVPASKLSGADNMYKIKLRQSGYRLVYKVEDDVIIVTVLAVGKRERSDVYRKAMKRIDN
- a CDS encoding GrpB family protein, translating into MKFYSADEYQVFCEERYRKYQGEIQALLPYAVVEHIGASSIPKAVSKGDLDIFIGVNGKDLENAVKTLTILGFEEKADTLRTAELCMLESSSGDDVAFQIVANGSEFECFLRFRDKLRRNPSLVQQYNELKMSCVGWSRDQYRLKKSAFVEHVLEQA
- a CDS encoding Rho-binding antiterminator, producing the protein MISCSEYDYIEIVCLYRYPIRLTMKAGEPVEGVALDTLRNEQRNECIKVDVGEDGQLIELSKILKLEVLIENPHFTEITFQ